The DNA segment AGGCACACTGCACTTTGCACGGGAGATGGTGAGTAGTCGACTTGGCGGTAGGGTCGTACCACCCCAGATCGTGATGCCCATTGGTAAAGTTGATATCTTCCTTGTGGAAAATCGCTGCCCATTGAAAGGGTGCCTatttcctctctctcattAGTCACTATATCCACGACGACAAGTTGTTCTTTGGTGGGGGCATACCCCGTGCATCCTCTGACAGGTAGTGCAATGGCAGTACTTGCTCGCCAGCGGCTTCTCCCTCGACAGCTCATACTGCACCGCACCGCAATGGCACTTGCCCTTCCACTTGACGTCAAAGTTCTCGCCCTTGTCGTGGATCTTGTACGGGGCGCGGAACTTCCACTGGTCCTCCTCGCGGTCGGTCCGGGAGCTGGCCTGGTACTGGTGAGGCTCGTCGCCGCGGCTGCGCTTGTTGTTTTCGTTTTTGTGGTCGGCCATTTTGAAAAATCGAGGGGAAGTCGAGAGAGGGCGTGTGAATGCAGGAGGGATGATCCGCTTCGAGACAGCTGAGAAGTGGTGAGGACGGAGTACCATCAAGGTTGTAGAGATTCCGTTGGTCTTGTTCAGGTGTGAGAAGTGGTAGCTTTAAATTTGCGGTCGAAAACACAGTTTTGGCCCCGGGAAAAGTATAGGATCTCAACTACAAATACCACCGTGATGTTTACTCTCAGCGGCCTTTCAGCGTGTCATTGATTCACATTGAACCCGTCACTGACGTCATGACATGCCCCGCCGTTTTCAGCCTCCCCTGGGAAAGATTTGCACACGG comes from the Podospora pseudocomata strain CBS 415.72m chromosome 5, whole genome shotgun sequence genome and includes:
- a CDS encoding hypothetical protein (EggNog:ENOG503P1IY; COG:S), with the translated sequence MVLRPHHFSAVSKRIIPPAFTRPLSTSPRFFKMADHKNENNKRSRGDEPHQYQASSRTDREEDQWKFRAPYKIHDKGENFDVKWKGKCHCGAVQYELSREKPLASKYCHCTTCQRMHGAPFQWAAIFHKEDINFTNGHHDLGWYDPTAKSTTHHLPCKVQCAYCRTPIMDEGRNMILLFPTLIEGINTKKGREAFAAQCHMFYPQRVVDIKDGLPKFSRLADESDLCDEETGEVMEGTNPKKDKEKEKKKE